The sequence ACGGCGATTCAGCAGTTCATTGCATTGGGACTGATGGAGAGCCATCATGGAAAGGGAACTTATCTTATTTCAAATGATATGTCCGTCTTTCGGAAAACCGGCAGAAAAGATCATTACTATAGCATGGAAGACATTGTCCAGTCTCTTCAGTATCGAATTATCGTAGAGAAGGGGACGGCCCAGTTGGCAGCGGAGCATATCACTCCGGAGGGGTTAAAGCGGCTGGAAGCTTATCTTGATGAGATGAAACGAAGTGTGGGAGATTCGGATGGGTTTGTGCGCAGCGATATGATGTTTCATCAGGAGATTTCAGAAGCCTCCGGTAATCTGCTGCTTAAGCACGGTTTGTGTGAAGTGCTTACAAACACGAGAGAGTACCATCATCAGCTGAATGAGCTGGTTGGATATAAAAACGGCATCTATTATCATACGATGATTCTGGAAGCGCTTAAGAATCGGGATGGGAAAAAGGCAGGACTGCTGATGGAAGAGCATCTGCAGACTTCCATGAAAGATGCGCTGGACTCAGAAACTGAATCATAGTTCATTATATTTTAGCCCCGGCATGACGAGCCGGGGCATAAGATAGAAGATACTTGTCAGACGACTAACAAGATGAAAAGCAAGTTAAGGTATTGGAGGAAAAGGAGAACAAAGGGATGGAAATTAAAAATTACACAGATTTAACCGGGAAAAAGGCAATCGTAACAGGTGCGGCACAGGGATTGTGTCATGGAATGGCGGAAGGCCTTTTGGAAGCAGGAGCAGAAGTCTGCATCATTGATATCAGCCCAAAGACTCTGGAGGCAGCGAGAGAGTTTTGTGACAGAGGTTACATTTGCCACGGCGTGATTGCGGATCTGGGAGATGATGATGACCTGGAGAACGGCTTCCATGCTGCAATCACCGGCATGGGTGGGCATCTGGATATTCTGGTCAATGGTGCAGGTGTGCAGAAGCGTCATAAGTCAGAAGAATTTCCCATTGAGGATTGGAATTTTGTAATCAATATAAACTTGAATGCCGTGTTCAAGCTCTGCAAGCTTGCCGGGCAGCAGTTCTTAAAACAGCAGAGCAAAGGAAAAATTATCAACATTGCTTCTATGTTGTCCTTTTTTGGTGGTTATACCGTGCCTGCATATGCGGCATCCAAGGGAGGCGTGTCACAGCTTACAAAAGCTCTGTGCAATGAGTGGGCAGCTGCGGGTATCAATGTCAATGCACTGGCACCTGGTTACATGGATACGGAAATGAACGCTTCACTGACAGAACCGGATAACCCAAGATACAACGAGATAACGGACCGTATCCCGGCACATGTATGGGGGACTCCGGAAGATATGAAGGGACCATGCGTTTTTCTGGCATCAGCAGCCTCCGATTATTTGAATGGTGCGGTTATTCCAGTAGACGGCGGATATCTGGTCCGGTAAGGAGGCTTTCCTATGATAGCTGGAAAGTTTACAAAAGAACGAATGGAAGGCTGGAGATATATTTCTGCAAAAGACAGAGGACTGCATGAGGTAATTTCACAGGGGGATACAGATTCGGCCATGACAGAATGTAACTGGATTAAAAGGTTGGAAAGGAATGGACAGTGATCATGAAAAGACGAACATCGATTTATTTGCCGCAGTTTACGGTTGGTGAGGAGGCGTTTTCAGCATTCGGTGATGAGATGAGAAAATACGGAACCAGAGTGGCAGTGGTTTATGGCGAAAAGGCATGGGATGCATCGAAATCTTATGTTTTGCCTGCATTGCAGGCAGCAGGACTTATCGTAACGGCAGAAATGCTTTACGGCAAGGACACAACCTTTGAAAATGTGGAACGAATCCTTGCAATACTCAGCAGTCAGGAAATCCATATGATTCTTGCCGTTGGAGGGGGAAAATGCATTGATACGGGTAAGGTAATTGGGGATAGAATGGGAAAGGCTGTGTTTACGGTTCCATCCATCGCATCAAACTGTTCTCCGGTAACAAAAATCAGCATTATGTATCATAAGGATGGTTCCTTCCGTGAGATCGTAAAACTGAAGTCCGTGCCGTCTCATTGTTTTATCGATCCACGTATCATATTGGCGGCTCCGACAAAATTTCTCTGGGCAGGGATTGGTGATGCGATGGCGAAAAATGTGGAATCCGAGTGGTCTGCCAAATCAGGCGAACATCTGGACTTTGGCAGCGAGTTTGGCATCACAGCCGGTAATATGTGCTTTTTTCCGATGGTTCGGGAAGGAAAGCAGGCACTGGAGGATGCGAAAGCAGGAAAGGTAAGCGAGGCATTGGTAAATACGATTTTAAATGTCGTAGTAGCTCCTGGTGTCACTTCGGTATCGGTTCAACCGGATTATAACGGCGGGGTCGCACATGCGTTATTTTATGGACTGACAAAGCGTAAAAGTATCGAAAAGAATCATCTGCATGGTGAGGTTGTGTCCTATGGCACCCTGGTAAACCTGATTCTCGATCAGAACTGGGATAAGTTTAAGAAGGCTTATGAACTGAATCGTTCCATCGGTCTTCCGGTCTGTCTCGCAGATCTGGAGCTGGACCGCAGTGATTCGCTTGAGGATGTATTGGAGGCAACGCTGGCAAATCAGGAACTGACCCATACACCTTATCCGGTTACAAAAGAAATGATATACCACGCAATTCAGGAGTTGGAAGATTATAAAAGTTAAACCACTTATAATAGACACAGGGAATGCCAAATAGCAACAGCAGCACCTGTGTCTTTCTTTTATTTTCCGCCGGTTATCATATTAACATAAGAGTTGGGAGATTCTCTCCACACCGAATAGATAAAGCTTTCATCTACGATTCGGGAGCGATTTGGATGGCACAGTCCTGATCTTTGCAGTAAGAACTGAATTCATCATCAGGCATCTGTTCCGTCAATATACAATCAAACTGACCGATCTCTCCGAAGGTCATAAGAGAGGTACGCCCAAACTTTGAGGAATCTGCCAGAAGATAATGCTTCTGGCTCTTTTTTAACGCCGTTTTCTTAATGATGTATTCCTCTGTGGAGGCGTTGCAAACTCCGGCCTGAAGGGAAATTGCGGTGCAGGCCATAAATGCCCGGACAATGTTATAATCCTCCAGGTATTCCACGCAGGAGCTGCCCACTAATGAAGCAGTATCCCTTTTTAGGGATCCTGGCAGGACGATTAAATTGATGTTGGGATAATTCATGGATTTATTGATGACCTGGAGGCTGTTGGTAATGACAGTGACCGTACTTAAATGGGCCAGGTGATCCACAATGCCCATGGTGGTGGTCCCGCTGTCAATAAATATGATATCCCTCTCCCGTACAAAGGAAGCGGCCAGTGCAGCAATCCTCTGTTTACTTTGGGCATTTCTTCCGGCACGCTCATGGAAGGTGACCAGATTCGGGATAGGGGACGCATTTTCGCATGCAATGACGCCGCCGTAGACTTTTTCCACGGTGCCGCGGGCGACAAGGATCTCTAAGTCCCGGCGAAGGGTGTTTTTTGAAATTTTAAATTCTTCACACAGAGTATCAATGGAAGCCGTTCTGTGCTCCAGTATATATTGCTCCAATTGGTCGATTCGGGAAATTCTCATAGGTGTACTCCTTGCTCAGCTGCCTCTCTGGCATACTGTTATAGAAAGATTATAGCAGATGTACAAAAAAATATCAAGAAGTAACCAACACTTAACCATTATTTATAAAATAATAGAGGAATGTCTTGACTGGCATCGAAATAAGTGCTAAAATATGACCATAACATTACATGAATGAAATCAAAATATAACCATAAAGAGAAAGGGAGAGGAAAAATCTTATTGTCATTGATGAAATGGTGGTGGGACAGGAAATGTGATTTTCTCCTTCCATGCCAGAAAAGAGATGATTAGGGATGTTGCGGCGGAGATTTTCCACAGTCAGTGGGATGGAAGCCCGGATAAAGGAGAAGAAGTATGGGATTAGTAAAAATGAAGGAATTGCTGAATCAGGCCTCAGAAAAAAACAGGGCGGTTGGAGCCTTCAGTGTGGGAAACCTTGAGATGGTGAAGGGAGCTGTGAGGGCAGCTGAAGATATGAGTACCTCCATTATCTTACAGATTGCGGAAGTGCGTCTTCCTCATTCCCCGCTGACTCTGATGGGGCCCATGATGGTGGAGGCAGCGAAGAATGCAAAGGTCGATATCGCAGTTCATCTGGATCACGGCAAGACCATTCAAGTGTTAAGACAGGCTTTGGATTATGGGTTCACCTCCGTGATGATGGATGGTTCTAACCTTCCCTTTGAAGAGAATATGGCAAAGACCCTAGAGGCAGTCAATCTCGCCAGGGTATATAGAGCGACTGTAGAAGCAGAGCTTGGCCTGGTGGGCGGAAGCGAGGATGGGAGTACGGATGAGGGAATCCGATGTACCAATCCTGACGATGCCAGAACATTTTGCATGAGGACCGGTGTGGATGCACTGGCAGTAGCAATCGGTAATGCTCACGGCAATTATCCGGTGGCTCCCAGACTGGCTTTTGATGTACTGGAAGCCATTGATCAGAAGACTGATGTTCCTCTGGTTCTTCACGGCGGGACCGGAATTACTCCAGAGGACTTCCGGAAAGCCATAGGCCTTGGAATCCGGAAGATCAACATTGCAACAGCCAGCTTTGACAGTCTTACATATGAAGCTGCAAAATATCTGGAATCTGAAGGAAAGCATGATTATTTCGGACTGAATGAAGCGATGGTCCGGGGAGTGTATGAGAATGTAAAGCAGCATATCCGGATCTTTAACTGTGTGGAGCCGCTTACATAAATCAGTATGATATCATTAAAAACCGCTTAAACAAGCCGTTTTTCATAACGCTTTGTATGTTAAGCGAAGAGAAAGGAATGGACATAAAAATGGGAGAAGTAAAAAAATTAATGTTTCTTGTAAATGGTCAATGGAAGGAATCGAAGACAGAAAAGTATTCTAATGCGTACGATCCCAGTACCGGTGAAGTAATTGCCAAGGTGCCTTGCTGTACTCCTGCAGAAGTGGAAGAAGCCGTGGAGGCAGCCAAAGCGGCGTTTCCATCCTGGTCATCTACCCCTGTGATTAAAAGAGTTCAGGTACTTTATAAGCTCAGGGATCTGCTCATCGAGCATATGGATGAACTGACCATGCTGGTAGCAAAAGAAAACGGCAAAAACTGGGAAGAGGCTCAGGGCGATGTACTGAAAGCCAAAGAAGGAACCGAACAGGCCATAAGTGCTCCGTCACTGATGATGGGAGACAGCCTGATGGACGCTTCCAGCGGATTTGATACGGTTCTGTACCGTATGCCTCTTGGAGTATTTGCCGGCATCGTGCCATTTAATTTCCCGGCAATGATACCTATGGGCTGGATGACCCCTATGTGCATCGCCTGCGGAAATACCATTGTACTGAAAGCCGCATCCTTTACCCCTCAGTCTTGTATGCGTATAGCAGAATTGTATAAAGAAGCAGGACTGCCGGACGGCGTTATTAATATTGTCACCTGCTCCAGAAACGAAGCAGAGATTCTTCTCACTCATCCCGACATCAAAGGGATCAGCTTCGTAGGTTCCACATCTGTGGGTATGCATATCTACTCGACTGCTGCGGCCACGGGTAAGAGAGTTCAGGCTCTCTGCGAAGCAAAGAACCATGCTCTGGTTTTAAATGATGCACCGGTCAAGAGGGTAGCGGCTGGAATCATTAATTCCTCTTTCGGATGTGCAGGAGAAAGATGTATGGCTCTCCCTGTTGTGGTAGTACAGGAGGGAATTGCCGATGCTCTTGTGGCGGAAATAATCGCTCAGGCCAAGACTCTTAAAGTGGGTCCGGCGTATGATAAGAGTTCGAAACTCGGTCCGGTGGTAAATCAGGCTCATAAAGATTCTATTGTGAAGTGGATCGAGACAGGAATAGAAGAAGGCGCAGAGCTTGTACTTGATGGACGGGACATTGTTGTTGAAGGTTATGAAAGCGGCTTTTATTTAGGGCCGACGATATTTGATCATGTGGCTCCCGGCATGAGTGTAGGGGAAAAAGAAATCTTCGGACCGGTGCTGTGCATCAAGAGAGTAAAGACTTTTGAAGAGGGATTAGAGATCATGAATGCCAATCCATATGCAAATGGTTCTGTTATCTTTACGCAGAACGGTCACTATGCCAGAGAGTTCGCCAGACACACCGACGGTGGTATGATCGGTATCAATGTGGGAATTCCGGTTCCAGTTGGAATGTTTCCTTTCAACGGCAAGAAGCTGTCATTTATCGGAGATCTGCACTGCTTAGGCAAAGATGGATACAGATTCTTCACAGAAAATAAAGTTGTCACCACCAGGTGGTTCGACGAAGAGACCGGAGAATCCACAAACGTAAATACCTGGGATGGTACAATCTAAAAGAAGCCGGCCAATGATAGAAAAAACGCCCTGCAAGGCGGATTAAGACCTTGCAGTGTGTTTTTTCGTTCCAAAAAATGGTTGCCGCATGCAAAACGGGATGGGAGAGATGTAACGATGGAATATGTAAAATTTGACGAAACCAGAGAAATGGACATAATTCTTCTTGGAAGGGTGGCAATTGATTTTAATCCGGCTTACAATGAGTATGTGAAAGAAGAATTCAAACCGTTAAAGAAAGTGCACATGTTTGAAAAGTTTGTAGGCGGTTCTCCGGCTAACATCGCCGTGGGTGTAACAAGACATGGCATGAGGGCGGGATTCATCGGAAAAGTATCGGATGACCAGTTCGGTGAATTTGTTGTGGATTATTTTAATGAACAGGGGATCGATACCTCTCATATTACAAAGTGTAAAAATGGAGAAAAGCTGGGACTGACTTTTACAGAGATGCTCTCTTCCAGTGACAGCAATATCCTGATGTACCGGAACTGCATTGCTGACTTGCAGCTGGATGTAGAAGACATAGACGAAG is a genomic window of Lacrimispora sphenoides containing:
- a CDS encoding CoA-acylating methylmalonate-semialdehyde dehydrogenase; the protein is MDIKMGEVKKLMFLVNGQWKESKTEKYSNAYDPSTGEVIAKVPCCTPAEVEEAVEAAKAAFPSWSSTPVIKRVQVLYKLRDLLIEHMDELTMLVAKENGKNWEEAQGDVLKAKEGTEQAISAPSLMMGDSLMDASSGFDTVLYRMPLGVFAGIVPFNFPAMIPMGWMTPMCIACGNTIVLKAASFTPQSCMRIAELYKEAGLPDGVINIVTCSRNEAEILLTHPDIKGISFVGSTSVGMHIYSTAAATGKRVQALCEAKNHALVLNDAPVKRVAAGIINSSFGCAGERCMALPVVVVQEGIADALVAEIIAQAKTLKVGPAYDKSSKLGPVVNQAHKDSIVKWIETGIEEGAELVLDGRDIVVEGYESGFYLGPTIFDHVAPGMSVGEKEIFGPVLCIKRVKTFEEGLEIMNANPYANGSVIFTQNGHYAREFARHTDGGMIGINVGIPVPVGMFPFNGKKLSFIGDLHCLGKDGYRFFTENKVVTTRWFDEETGESTNVNTWDGTI
- a CDS encoding class II fructose-bisphosphate aldolase, with protein sequence MGLVKMKELLNQASEKNRAVGAFSVGNLEMVKGAVRAAEDMSTSIILQIAEVRLPHSPLTLMGPMMVEAAKNAKVDIAVHLDHGKTIQVLRQALDYGFTSVMMDGSNLPFEENMAKTLEAVNLARVYRATVEAELGLVGGSEDGSTDEGIRCTNPDDARTFCMRTGVDALAVAIGNAHGNYPVAPRLAFDVLEAIDQKTDVPLVLHGGTGITPEDFRKAIGLGIRKINIATASFDSLTYEAAKYLESEGKHDYFGLNEAMVRGVYENVKQHIRIFNCVEPLT
- a CDS encoding SDR family oxidoreductase, whose protein sequence is MEIKNYTDLTGKKAIVTGAAQGLCHGMAEGLLEAGAEVCIIDISPKTLEAAREFCDRGYICHGVIADLGDDDDLENGFHAAITGMGGHLDILVNGAGVQKRHKSEEFPIEDWNFVININLNAVFKLCKLAGQQFLKQQSKGKIINIASMLSFFGGYTVPAYAASKGGVSQLTKALCNEWAAAGINVNALAPGYMDTEMNASLTEPDNPRYNEITDRIPAHVWGTPEDMKGPCVFLASAASDYLNGAVIPVDGGYLVR
- a CDS encoding iron-containing alcohol dehydrogenase family protein; the encoded protein is MKRRTSIYLPQFTVGEEAFSAFGDEMRKYGTRVAVVYGEKAWDASKSYVLPALQAAGLIVTAEMLYGKDTTFENVERILAILSSQEIHMILAVGGGKCIDTGKVIGDRMGKAVFTVPSIASNCSPVTKISIMYHKDGSFREIVKLKSVPSHCFIDPRIILAAPTKFLWAGIGDAMAKNVESEWSAKSGEHLDFGSEFGITAGNMCFFPMVREGKQALEDAKAGKVSEALVNTILNVVVAPGVTSVSVQPDYNGGVAHALFYGLTKRKSIEKNHLHGEVVSYGTLVNLILDQNWDKFKKAYELNRSIGLPVCLADLELDRSDSLEDVLEATLANQELTHTPYPVTKEMIYHAIQELEDYKS
- a CDS encoding DeoR/GlpR family DNA-binding transcription regulator, which encodes MRISRIDQLEQYILEHRTASIDTLCEEFKISKNTLRRDLEILVARGTVEKVYGGVIACENASPIPNLVTFHERAGRNAQSKQRIAALAASFVRERDIIFIDSGTTTMGIVDHLAHLSTVTVITNSLQVINKSMNYPNINLIVLPGSLKRDTASLVGSSCVEYLEDYNIVRAFMACTAISLQAGVCNASTEEYIIKKTALKKSQKHYLLADSSKFGRTSLMTFGEIGQFDCILTEQMPDDEFSSYCKDQDCAIQIAPES
- a CDS encoding FadR/GntR family transcriptional regulator, yielding MKIQKSNVTAQIIEYMKSNIENGIWRAGEMIPSEHVLTEELSVSRASIRTAIQQFIALGLMESHHGKGTYLISNDMSVFRKTGRKDHYYSMEDIVQSLQYRIIVEKGTAQLAAEHITPEGLKRLEAYLDEMKRSVGDSDGFVRSDMMFHQEISEASGNLLLKHGLCEVLTNTREYHHQLNELVGYKNGIYYHTMILEALKNRDGKKAGLLMEEHLQTSMKDALDSETES